A region from the Triticum urartu cultivar G1812 chromosome 1, Tu2.1, whole genome shotgun sequence genome encodes:
- the LOC125533125 gene encoding LOW QUALITY PROTEIN: CTD small phosphatase-like protein 2 (The sequence of the model RefSeq protein was modified relative to this genomic sequence to represent the inferred CDS: substituted 2 bases at 2 genomic stop codons) — protein sequence MTYVPMLLPRKNVTLAHDLDGTLIHSSRYDHGTDFSFRMRCGEEEYTVYVKKRPHVDAFLEEAAHMFELVVFTASISSYANQLINALDPENRLIXWCFFPXVMRLVDGSYQKDLTIIKADLAKLAIVDYTPEVFQQQVNNGIPIKSWSSDPSDISLLELIPFLETIADADDVGPIVANKFAS from the exons ATGACGTACGTACCAATGTTACTACCTAGGAAGAATGTCACTCTTGCACATGATCTTGATG GCACCCTTATCCATTCATCAAGGTATGACCACGGCACGGACTTTTCATTCCGTATGCGATGTGGAGAAGAAGAGTACACTGTCTACGTGAAGAAGAGACCACATGTGGACGCCTTCCTTGAAGAGGCAGCTCATATGTTTGAGCTTGTTGTCTTTACGGCTAGCATAAGTTCTTACGCAAACCAACTGATTAATGCACTGGATCCTGAGAACAGACTGATATGATGGTGTTTTTTTCCATGAGTCATGCGTCTGGTAGATGGAAGCTATCAGAAGGATCTGACCATTATTAAAGCTGATCTTGCAAAGCTTGCGATAGTTGACTATACCCCAGAG GTTTTCCAGCAACAGGTGAATAATGGGATACCCATAAAGAGCTGGTCAAGTGACCCATCTGATATTTCTCTGCTTGAGCTGATCCCCTTCTTGGAAACAATTGCTGACGCAGATGATGTCGGGCCGATCGTTGCAAACAAATTTGCCAGTTAA